A region of Lagenorhynchus albirostris chromosome 20, mLagAlb1.1, whole genome shotgun sequence DNA encodes the following proteins:
- the LOC132511899 gene encoding LOW QUALITY PROTEIN: neuroligin-2-like (The sequence of the model RefSeq protein was modified relative to this genomic sequence to represent the inferred CDS: inserted 2 bases in 2 codons): MGVTCPLSSELRESKDGVSASAFDFTVSNFVDNLYGYPEGKDVLRETIKFMYTDWADRDNGEMWRKTLLALFTSHQWVAPAVATAKLHADYQSPVYFYTFYHHCXAESRPEWADAAHRDELPYVFGVPMVGATDLFPCNFSKNDVMLSAVVMTYWTNFAKTGDPNQPVPQDTKFIHTKRNRFEEVVWSKFNSKEKQYLHIGLKPRVRDNYRANKVAFWLELVPHLHNLHTELFTTTTRLPPYATRWPPRPPPGAPGTRRPPPPATLPPEPKPEPGPRAYDRFPGDSRDYSTELSVTVAVGASLLFLNILAFVALYNKRDRGQELRCRRLSPHGGSGSSVPGGGPLLPAAGRELPPEEELVSLQLKRGGGVGAEPAEALRPACPPDYTLALRRAPDDLPLLAPGALTLLPSGPGPPPPPPPPXLHPFGPFPPSPPTATSHNNTLPHPHSTTRV; encoded by the exons ATGGGAGTGACATGTCCCCTGAGCTCTGAGCTCAGGGAGAGCAAGGACGGCGTGTCCGCCAGCGCCTTCGACTTCACCGTCTCCAACTTTGTGGACAACCTGTATGGCTACCCGGAGGGCAAGGATGTGCTGCGGGAGACCATCAAGTTTATGTACACGGACTGGGCCGACAGGGACAATGGCGAGATGTGGCGCAAGACCCTGCTGGCGCTCTTTACCAGCCACCAGTGGGTGGCACCGGCTGTGGCCACCGCCAAGTTGCATGCTGACTACCAGTCCCCTGTCTACTTTTACACCTTCTACCACCACT AGGCTGAGAGCCGGCCCGAGTGGGCAGATGCAGCGCACAGGGATGAGCTACCCTACGTCTTTGGTGTGCCCATGGTGGGTGCCACCGACCTCTTCCCCTGCAACTTCTCCAAGAATGATGTCATGCTCAGCGCCGTGGTCATGACCTACTGGACCAACTTTGCCAAGACCGG CGACCCCAACCAGCCGGTGCCACAGGACACCAAGTTTATCCACACCAAGCGCAACCGCTTCGAGGAGGTGGTGTGGAGCAAGTTCAACAGCAAGGAGAAGCAGTACCTGCACATCGGCTTGAAGCCGCGCGTGCGCGACAACTACCGCGCCAACAAGGTGGCCTTCTGGCTGGAGCTCGTGCCGCACCTGCACAACCTGCACACGGAGCTCTTCACCACCACCACGCGCCTCCCTCCCTACGCCACGCGCTGGCCGCCGCGCCCGCCCCCTGGTGCCCCCGGCACTCGCCGCCCCCCGCCTCCGGCCACCCTGCCGCCCGAGCCCAAGCCCGAGCCGGGCCCCCGGGCCTACGACCGCTTCCCCGGGGACTCCCGAGACTACTCCACGGAGCTCAGCGTCACCGTGGCCGTGGGcgcctccctcctcttcctcaacATCCTTGCCTTCGTCGCCCTCTACAACAAGCGGGACCGGGGGCAGGAGTTGCGGTGCAGGCGGCTCAGCCCCCACGGCGGCTCGGGCTCCAGCGTGCCCGGCGGGGGTCCCCTGCTCCCTGCTGCCGGCCGTGAGCTGCCACCCGAGGAGGAGCTGGTGTCGCTGCAGCTGAAGCGGGGCGGGGGCGTCGGGGCGGAACCTGCGGAGGCCCTGCGCCCCGCCTGCCCGCCCGACTACACCCTGGCCCTGCGCCGGGCGCCGGACGATTTGCCACTCTTGGCCCCCGGGGCCCTGACCCTGCTGCCCAGCGGCCCggggccaccccctcccccgccgcccc ccctccatccctttggACCCTTCCCCCCGTCTCCCCCCACCGCTACCAGCCACAACAACAcgctcccccatccccactccaccACTCGGGTATAG